In Vidua chalybeata isolate OUT-0048 chromosome 5, bVidCha1 merged haplotype, whole genome shotgun sequence, one genomic interval encodes:
- the DENND11 gene encoding DENN domain-containing protein 11 has protein sequence MVERSDEAPLLFWAEGPAVSAPPPAAEPGSSSSGGRRLGGGWSAALWDGEGPAEAAGPPRAEAEEDQIVAVFVVTFDPRTGNMVEWCLPQDIDLEGVEFKSMASGSHKIQSDFIYFRKGLCFGLACFANMPVESELERGARMKSVGILSPSYTLLYRYMHFLENQVRHQLEMPGHYSHLEAFYDDKKGVLPDSKGTPSSQQPIHWLPSIHRYMYPEMKITHPAGCMSQFIKFFGEQILVLWKFALLRKRILIFSPPPVGVVCYRVYCCCCLANVSLPGLGGTVPESKPFFYVNVADIEMLETEVSYVACTTEKIFEQKRDLYDVYVDNQNVKTHHEHLQPLLKINNADKEKYRRLNDQRQMLMYSQEVGEDCSSCEEDLFILFFMEQNNRIFQTLMEVSASQDKTLTADHARGMGLDPQGDRSFLMDLLEVYGIDVMLVIDNPCCT, from the exons atGGTGGAGCGCTCGGACGAGGCGCCGCTGCTGTTCTGGGCCGAGGGCCCCGCCGTgtcggcgccgccgcccgcggccgagccgggcagcagcagcagcggcgggcggcggctcGGCGGCGGCTGGAGCGCGGCTCTGTGGGACGGCGAGGGGCcggcggaggcggcggggccgccgcgggcCGAGGCGGAGGAGGACCAGATCGTGGCCGTCTTCGTGGTCACCTTCGATCCCCGCACGG GCAACATGGTGGAATGGTGTTTACCCCAGGATATAGATTTGGAAGGTGTGGAATTCAAATCCATGGCAAGCGGGTCCCACAAAATCCAGTCCGATTTCAT TTATTTCCGGAAAGGGCTCTGTTTTGGCCTGGCCTGCTTTGCCAACATGCCTGTGGAGAGTGAGTTAGAGCGTGGTGCCCGCATGAAGTCCGTGGGCATCCTCTCCCCTTCCTACACGCTGCTGTATAGGTACATGCACTTCCTGGAGAACCAGGTCAG acaCCAGCTGGAAATGCCAGGGCACTACTCCCATCTAGAGGCATTCTATGATGACAAGAAAGGAGTTCTCCCTGATAGCAagggcacccccagctctcagcAACCCATCCATTGGCTGCCTTCCATCCACAGATACATGTACCCAGAGATGAAG ATCACACACCCTGCTGGCTGTATGTCTCAGTTCATCAAATTCTTCGGTGAGCAGATCCTCGTCCTCTGGAAGTTTGCCCTGCTGCGCAAGCGCATACTGATATTTTCACCACCCCCAGTTGGAGTTGTCTGCTATAGAG TGTATTGCTGCTGTTGCCTTGCAAATGTTTCTCTGCCTGGTCTTGGAGGAACTGTCCCGGAGTCCAAACCATTCTTCTATGTGAATGTGGCAGACATAGAAATGCTGGAGACAGAAGTATCATACGTGGCCT GTACAACAGAAAAGATCTTTGAGCAGAAACGGGATCTCTATGATGTCTATGTGGACAACCAGAATGTGAAGACGCATCATGAACATCTGCAACCACTCCTGAAAATTAACAATGCTGACAAGGAGAAGTACCGACGGCTCAATGACCAAAG GCAGATGTTAATGTATTCTCAAGAAGTGGGTGAGGATTGCAGCTCCTGTGAAGAGGACCTTTTCATCTT GTTTTTCATGGAGCAGAACAACCGCATATTCCAGACACTGATGGAGGTGTCAGCCAGCCAGGACAAGACACTGACAGCTGACCACGCACGAGGCATGGGTCTGGATCCCCAAGGGGATCGAAGTTTCCTTATGGACCTCCTGGAAGTGTATGGCATTGATGTTATGCTAGTCATTGACAACCCCTGCTGCACTTAA